The DNA sequence TTGCAGCCTCGGTTTCTGGTATGCAAGGGCGTAGTCAGAATGCAGATGCTGGGCTATTGACTTTTTCCCAAAAAAATGAGAACTACATCTTAGTAgtggatttagctctttcttcacttgacctctaaaataatagagcctaTCCCAGTGAAGATagtattcctagattttttttctacttcttactaatcccttattttgcatctaAAGTTAGTTTGCCAAGAGCTggcttgagttgtgaccttctttgtaactcagaactctTACTTCTCAAACCCATAGCTCAATGTACTGTTTACTCATAAACTCTGCTTcgtaattgtaaacattcttctcaatacctatgactgTCTATTAACCCTTATAAAACTCCTAGCTTagagattaaatttgtcacatgCTTGACAGAACGTGTTGTTCCCATACAATTCAtttgtgtggtctctcatttatttcatattcttgTCATCTGTGTATCCTCAAAGGGGATCGATCTCCTTTGATCTCCTCAAAGGAGACTTGAAAGaaaccttttttgtttgattttgtttgtttgtttgttttgttgttattgttgctgggttttttctgttttttgtttttgtttttgttttcttgtttgccttattttgttttgctgtatttttgttgtttttcttccttttttccctctcttctcttaaatagatatttataacctctggatggactcctcccagtttttgttttttatttcccccttcctttttttcttttcttcaaacagaaccacattacttgaatcattttgttctacctcataaattgagggggaaataatgtatggtaccaagaccaagcaggcatatgaacattgagtaaaaatttaaaaaaggggccgggcggtggcgctggaggtaaggtgcctgccttgcctgcgctagcctaggacggcggttcgatcccccggcatcccatatggtcccccaagccaggagcgacttctgagcgcatagccaggagtaacccctgagcgttaccgggtgttgcccaaaaaccaaaaaaaaaaaaaaaaaaaaaaaaaaaaatcagctcaaattatttgggcccagagagatagcacagcggtgtttgccttgcaagcagccgatccaggaccaaaggtggttggttcgaatcccggtgtcccatatggtcccccgtgcctgccaggagctatttctgagcagacagccaggagtaacccctgagcactgccgggtgtgacccaaaaaaaaaaaaatttaaaaaaatgaccagactttaacaccaaatccaaagccaatgacaacagaatcaaaactcaatctacaacaagctagacaaagaggggaccacttattctagcagcccagggggcatatgggatgcttgtgggaacaggaatggagggaggacaagactggtggtgggaatgcccctgattcaatgtcactatgtacctaaaatattactgcgatagatttgtaattcaccttgatcaacataaaaattattttaaaaaaaaaaagaagccctcTAATGCATCTGGACCCCAACAGCCATTCCACAAGATCTGGCAGACCAAAGCTAACTGCAGCATAAGACCACCAGAACAGGGAGTCCAAACACAGAAAACAGAAGTCAAGTCATCTAGAATGAATGAGATAAGGGAAAAGGGACTTTTTCACTTTTACCTCTTAGACTTCGTTTTGATTTgggttattgaaaatatttttctgtcttgcATGACATTGCATATTTGCAAAGTAATACATTCCTTCCTATGGCAGACAGACACCAATCACACAGCTCCTCAATAGTTATTGTCTTAATCACTGCCTAGGAGCAGCAATACTAAGTTCACAAGAAGTCTATCTGTAACAGCAGAGTGAGGTGTGTGCTGAAGAGGATTAGAACTGGGCTCTGCAGTAAAGGAATCCCAGCATCAAAGAAAAGAGCAATTAATCAGTGGATCCCGAGGTCACGACATGGGTGAAACCATGGAGTAAAGTCCTAATAATCAGCAGTTTCCCAATGGGGAACCAAGGGGAaggtaactcttgagtgccaccaggtgtggacaaacaaatagaagaagaagaagaagaaggaggaggaggaggaggaggaggaggaggaggaggaggaggaggaggaggaggaaggaagaagaaggaggagaaggaggaaggaagaaggaggaggaaggaaggaaggaaggaaggaaggaaggaaggaaggaaggaaggaaggaaggaaggaaggaaggaaggaaggaaggaaggaaggaaggaaggaaggaaggaaggaagaaagaaagaaagaaagaaagaaagaaagaaagaaagaaagaaagaaagaaagaaagaaagaaagaaagaaagaaagaaagaaagaaagaaagaaagaaagaaagaaagaaagaaagaaagaaagaaagaaagaaagaaagaaagaaagaaagaaagaaagaaagaaagaaagaaagaaagaaaagaaaagaaaaaactaaagaaaagcaTTGCACAGATATTTTCCACTTTGTTTTGACAAGTTCTGGTTTACTTGTAAGAAAGCTAAAGCTCACCAGAAAGTAACGTGCTTCAGGCACACACTAATCATATCAAGACTGGGATTGAAGAAAGCAGCCAAGTTTGAAATGTGGTGCTGTGTTGCTTGGTAAGGGAAGTGGAGAACAATGAGATGAAGTTAAGATGTAATAGGACTATTTTAAAGCACCACATGAGAGGGCCCAGGAGGGAAGGGAATGGTTAAGTGAAAGAAAAGGGGACAAATGTTTGTTTGAAGAATAAAATTGGGTTTTTAGGAGctgaagtaaaacaaaatattttttaactaaatctaaaaatttagaatgtttgggccagagagatagtacaacagtagggcatttgctttgcttgcagaaggacagtggttcgaatcccagcatcccatatggtcacctgagcctgtcgggggtgatttctgagtgtagagccaggagtagccgctgagcactgccgggtgtgatacaaaaaccaaaaaccaaaacaaaacaattagagTTTTAGGACCAggttggtagcacagtggtagggcatttgcctacgaggctgacacaggatggatgcgaattcgatccccggcatcccatatggtcccccgagccaggagtgatttctgagcacagagccaggagtaacccaagtgccaccagttgtggtaaaaaaaaaattagaattttagtttaGCAGGTAGGATGTGTGCAGCTGACTCAAgttaattcccagcatttcagAGGGTCCCCaacctccaccaggagtgatccctgagtataaaacCAGGAAGAAGTCCAAAACCCAGCTAGATGCAGTCAACCTTACAGGAAAGAAATAGATGCACTTTTGTAACCAGTGTTCTTAATTGGGAAAAGAGGTCTTTACTGCACAGTTGATTAGGTCAGTGCTTCTAGACTAGGCAAGCACCTGAAACCTGGAGTCCTTCCCTTCTGCTTGCAGGAAGCACAAAGAACAGATTCAATTTTGAGATGCATGTCTCTTAGGTAGCAGAGGTCTTCTCAAGCCCACTGCACTATCCCTCAGGGAATAGCCAATTCTCTCAGCAAGCTTCTTCTGAGATTTCAGGTAACTCTGGCGTTGCGTTTCATATTCCCTTTCAACTCTGAGGcctaaaaaaataaccaaaaaaccaTAAAGCAAGTCAACATTTTCTACCAGGCCTAAATTACTCAAAACAGGCTATTCGTCGCACAATACAATCTACATTTTGACTACTCAGCAAGAAtgcagagctgggcctggagagatagcacagcggtgtttgccttgcaagcagccgatccaggaccaaaggtggttggttcgaatcccggtgtcccatagggttccctgtgcctgccaggagctatttctgagcagacagccaggagtaacccctgagcaccgccgggtgtggccccccccccaaaaaaaaaaaagaatgcagagcTGATGAAAGGGGATATAAAATTGAGTGAGCCCATTTAAACATTTCTCTGAGAACAAGCAAAATAAGACAaattggtgcatttattccagtTATGATAGTACTTACATTCTGCAGAGGGGAGCTGACTAGTCTTGGTGGTCCCATATTTTCTAAGGTATACATAATTTCTAAATGAAAGCTCTTCCAAGAAAGGCATGTTGATTTGGCTCATGGTAATGTACCAGTTTTTGGTAAGCTGTGCAATACTCCAAGGTTCCTGTCTAGGACAAAAATTCACTAATttactaaagaaatatttattgagcatcttATCTGGAATACACATAAAACATCCTATGAGTTTTTAGTTATGTATGTTCACCAGATATTTCACTTAAGTAACCTTCAAGATTTTCCAGAATCTCAACTTCAGCCAAGAAAAGGCGCTTTATAGTAACTACTAATGTGagatattgaaataatattatataaaagataaaggtAGCCTTTAGTGAAAAACTTACTTTATGCATAAAATGTTGTTGTACTATGCACACCTTTAAACTTACTATTTGGATAAAGCAATTTTattgcaataaaattattttttaggaggggcctgagagatagcatggaggtaaggcatttgccttgcatgcagaagtggtggttcgaatcccggcatcccatatggtcccccgagcctaccaggagcgatttctgaacttagaaccaggagtaacccctgagtgctgtcgggtgtgacccaaaaatcaaaaataaaatttattttttaggagtTACCAGAAATGATGATTGCCTCCCAAGTACCAAATCAATCATTTCACATCTTTTAGGAAACTGAACTAGTTAAGAACTTTACATTCTAATTCTGTTATGGCTGATTTAAAAAATGGTCATATTAGGGAAgagcaaagaaaataatcatgAATTGGCAAGGCTCTGGTATATGATCTTATTTTAATCTTACAACTACCATGAGGGTAGACAGAAGAATCTGAAATTCAGAAAGCAATTAACTAAGAAATGGGGCTAGCGCATTATCCAGGTATATTTACTGAGAAGCACTAGcccttgtatttaaaaaaaaaatgcaaaagggaTGAAATCtcaaattacaattttaaaaataaatactatggcTCTTAAATGAGTTGCTTTGTGTAGTCTAGGTGGGAAATTTAAAATACCAGTAgcatatttgatttgttttgagagttacttctttttttttttgaagtacatttttttttgctatctttatttaagcaccttgattacaaacatgatgtagctggatttcagtcaccaaaagaacacaccccttcaccagtgcaacattcccatcagggtttacttctggctctgcacttaggaattactcctgctggccAGAAAGCAAACtcgggtcagctacatacaaggcaaatgctctactgactgtgctatcgcttcagtcccTCAGTAGCATACTTCTCACCTACAAGCAATGTGAGTTCATATGCATAAGGAAAGTGGAAAGGCCAGCTTTGGTGCCATACGGGAAGTGAGGCTGTCCCTACATGCAAACCCAATGGATTTCCTCCTCCAGTTTCCTTGCTACAGTATTATGAGACTCTACAGAGTAACTTGCAACCCACTGTCAATAGGATGCTCATGAGCAAGTGCACAAAGTCTTATTTACAAAAATGCTTTTTAAGGTTTTGCTGGTATTTTCGGTTTGGGACCCATAcccagcaatcattcctggtggtgccctgGGGATCATATTCAGTACTATGTATTAAACCTAGGTTGAATGAACACAgcacaaatgctctacccacagtATAACTCTTTGGCCccctgaaactttttaaaataatggcaacaactggggccagagcacagcagtagggagtttgccttaccaCGAGGCAGACTCTGGACAAactccggtttgattcccggcgtcacatatggtcccccagcctgccaggagtgacttctgagagcagaaccaggagtaaccagagagccgccaggtgtaacccaaacaccaaaaataaacaataatggcAACAACCTAATGTCTTGAAGAGCCTAGAGATACATACTTGTGATGAAAGAAAGGGATTCAGAATTCCAACCATCAAGCAACTAGTGATTTAGAAGAACTCCAAATTTcagttgtctttttgttttttggggattttgggtttctttgggggaggtccacacccggcagcgctcaggggttactcctggctctacgctcagaaatcactcctgacaggctcgggggaccatatgggatgccggg is a window from the Suncus etruscus isolate mSunEtr1 chromosome 16, mSunEtr1.pri.cur, whole genome shotgun sequence genome containing:
- the C16H4orf36 gene encoding uncharacterized protein C4orf36 homolog; its protein translation is MAYSLLRKNTVKSVLHSSCYKIQEPWSIAQLTKNWYITMSQINMPFLEELSFRNYVYLRKYGTTKTSQLPSAECLRVEREYETQRQSYLKSQKKLAERIGYSLRDSAVGLRRPLLPKRHASQN